In Mercenaria mercenaria strain notata chromosome 15, MADL_Memer_1, whole genome shotgun sequence, a single genomic region encodes these proteins:
- the LOC123541657 gene encoding thrombospondin-1-like, giving the protein MYITSTGFLDDILTSITTKKTALSLTCLEVANGMMLIAILWYQEGCCPIRGFVNTQGVGLAGSMVHARYTPNMSGKMIYSLQSIDTGVPGNSGARAQQHAAVDPMVLQIFTGNRFQLHDHTSWSSWFYGTCSVTCGPGTSGKLRRCSTGKEADCPGKAFEILSCDEGPCPIDGSWGSWQAWSTCSTTCGDGSLFRTRICNNPAPQNNGLNCSGSFNETSTCNHGDCPHWLPFYETSTCSTTCGAGFLQLRRNCSSGNPRDCHGSEYSEKPCNLMDCS; this is encoded by the exons ATGTACATTACATCAACTGGATTCCTGGACGATATATTGACCAGTATCACGACCAAGAAGACTGCGCTGTCATTGACATGTCTCGAGGTGGCCAATGGGATGATGCTGATTGCAATACTGTGGTATCAGGAGGGATGCTGTCCTATCCGTGGATTTGTCAATACG CAGGGAGTTGGTCTAGCTGGTTCTATGGTTCATGCTCG CTACACGCCTAATATGAGTGGTAAAATGATTTATTCATTACAGTCAATAGATACTGGAGTTCCTGGCAACAGTGGAGCACGTGCTCAACAACATGCG GCTGTAGACCCAATGGTGCTACAGATATTTACTGGAAACCGTTTTCAGCTTCATGATCACa CGAGCTGGTCGAGTTGGTTTTACGGTACCTGCTCAGTAACATGTGGACCTGGGACCTCCGGCAAACTAAGACGTTGCAGTACTGGAAAGGAGGCCGATTGTCCTGGAAAAGCTTTTGAAATTCTGAGTTGTGACGAAGGTCCTTGTCCTA TCGATGGCTCATGGGGATCTTGGCAAGCGTGGAGTACGTGCTCTACAACATGCGGCGATGGAAGCCTTTTTCGCACGAGAATCTGTAACAATCCCGCACCTCAGAACAACGGACTCAATTGCAGTGGTtctttcaatgaaacttcaacgTGTAACCATGGAGACTGTCCAC ACTGGTTGCCGTTCTATGAAACGTCGACGTGCAGTACAACATGTGGAGCGGGTTTCCTTCAGCTCCGGAGAAATTGTAGCTCTGGAAATCCTAGAGACTGCCATGGCAGTGAATATAGTGAAAAGCCTTGTAATCTTATGGATTGTTCTTAA